In Pseudodesulfovibrio hydrargyri, a single window of DNA contains:
- a CDS encoding DUF599 domain-containing protein, with protein sequence MQDFFAPHLLDLLCLALSAGLFTFYHLYVRHKLKDNPTYSLYGATTIARTAWVLNVMEEKNDILAVQTLRNSTMAATFLASTSILLAVGLLSLSGQADKLGQTWHALNLFGSRAESTITLKLLIILGNLFIAFFNFSFAIRLFSHVGFLINTPPEEGSYGSSITFVAMELNKAGGYFHIGMRAYYFLVPLIFWLFSPLFMLAATVTLVGLMSRIEKTPHLDCEYLGALFKNSCPLPRK encoded by the coding sequence ATGCAAGACTTTTTCGCCCCACACCTGCTGGATCTGCTCTGCCTGGCCCTGTCCGCCGGGCTCTTTACCTTCTACCACCTGTACGTGCGCCACAAGCTCAAGGACAACCCGACCTATTCCCTGTACGGGGCCACCACCATCGCCAGGACGGCCTGGGTGCTCAACGTCATGGAGGAGAAGAACGACATCCTGGCCGTGCAGACCCTGCGCAACTCGACCATGGCCGCCACCTTCCTGGCATCGACCTCCATCCTCCTGGCCGTGGGGCTGCTGAGCCTGTCCGGCCAGGCCGACAAACTGGGCCAGACCTGGCACGCCCTGAACCTGTTCGGTTCCAGGGCCGAGAGCACCATCACCCTCAAGCTGCTGATCATCCTCGGCAACCTGTTCATCGCGTTCTTCAATTTTTCCTTCGCCATCCGGCTATTCAGCCACGTGGGCTTTTTGATCAACACCCCGCCCGAGGAGGGCAGCTACGGGTCGTCCATCACCTTTGTGGCCATGGAACTGAACAAGGCGGGCGGCTACTTCCACATCGGCATGCGGGCCTACTACTTCCTGGTGCCGCTCATCTTCTGGCTGTTCAGCCCCCTGTTCATGCTCGCGGCCACAGTCACCCTGGTGGGGCTCATGTCGCGCATAGAGAAGACCCCGCACCTGGACTGCGAATACCTGGGAGCCCTGTTCAAGAACTCCTGCCCCCTGCCGCGCAAGTAG
- a CDS encoding transposase: protein MRRKWDSKTKARIVLAGLMGECVNDLCRAHDLRPGQYYKWRGHFLENSHLVFEKPPLPPGDMELAAENEELKKLVGELTLELTSGKPTR, encoded by the coding sequence ATGAGGAGAAAGTGGGATTCCAAGACCAAGGCCAGGATCGTGCTGGCGGGATTGATGGGCGAGTGCGTCAACGATCTCTGCCGGGCCCACGACCTGCGGCCGGGCCAGTACTACAAGTGGCGGGGGCATTTTCTGGAGAACAGCCACCTCGTGTTCGAGAAGCCGCCCCTGCCTCCAGGCGACATGGAGCTGGCGGCCGAGAACGAGGAACTCAAGAAGCTGGTGGGCGAGCTGACCCTGGAGTTGACCAGCGGCAAACCCACGCGGTGA
- a CDS encoding LysE family translocator, whose amino-acid sequence MNMEMWAMFFLAYLVTTLSPGPNVLLVLKNSIRHGWRSAFITVLGNLTCQFLIVCLVAVGVGHLLAELPFWFVVMKTVGGAYLIFLGVKNLRAARKGKSAALAEAEAAPAAGRGRRSLFLEAFLVSASNPKTLIFLSAFLPQFLDTAHPVSEQFTVMFVTICGIVTSVHLGYSYLIASLGHRFSFKDFGRRIDKLTGGLFIAMGGGILLSDRV is encoded by the coding sequence ATGAATATGGAAATGTGGGCCATGTTTTTCCTGGCCTATCTGGTGACCACCCTGTCCCCGGGCCCGAACGTGCTGCTGGTCCTCAAGAACAGCATCCGCCACGGCTGGAGGTCCGCCTTCATCACCGTGCTCGGGAACCTGACCTGCCAGTTCCTGATCGTCTGCCTGGTGGCGGTGGGCGTCGGCCATCTTCTGGCCGAGCTGCCGTTCTGGTTCGTGGTCATGAAGACCGTGGGCGGGGCGTATCTCATCTTCCTCGGCGTCAAGAACCTGCGCGCGGCCCGCAAGGGCAAGTCCGCCGCCCTGGCCGAGGCCGAGGCCGCGCCCGCCGCGGGCAGGGGAAGGCGCAGCCTCTTCCTGGAGGCCTTCCTGGTTTCGGCGAGCAACCCCAAGACCCTGATATTCCTGTCCGCCTTCCTGCCGCAGTTCCTGGATACGGCGCACCCGGTTTCCGAGCAGTTCACGGTCATGTTCGTGACCATCTGCGGGATCGTGACCAGTGTGCACCTGGGCTATTCGTACCTGATAGCCTCCCTGGGCCACCGTTTCTCGTTCAAGGACTTCGGGCGCAGGATCGACAAGCTCACCGGCGGACTGTTCATCGCCATGGGCGGGGGCATCCTGCTCAGCGACCGCGTCTGA
- a CDS encoding PP2C family protein-serine/threonine phosphatase, whose amino-acid sequence MRIRSKLLIFFLLVSLAPLLLVWGSVRRDMTAMGESLADRSGNLLVHKASQSLERVVADHAAILHRERQLLEATARLLASRVEGILSGHEHMRSGAYAPPEDRLAALRSEYFGLGMSGARRPLDVDFARLTVESGGADSPLAGLAPVLGRVKAEHPGLLLWIDVALKNGDRARYPEARSAMMGGTMGMMGGGQGMMGSMGGAAGDDSFPQGLTWAAPEVDRVTGRMVFALNTPVRDAGGAVSGRLTLVVPVDAVLHEESRNSPFPEGTESLLVAPATDPDTREPGLRIVARERAERVGMGHMWIPESDAWLTPEDTAPMRRMAESMLAGKPGVVGMAGASGSELWAFAPMDESGASLLLIVPEKDIVGEARAARGYVAGQVREHNAKMGMVVLAVALVVVLMAFFLSKLFTRNIRELAGAVRSVARGDFSVRVGVHSRDEVGQLAQSFNAMIPELRDKVRMQNSLEVAQEVQLSLLPGRDPEFPGTDIAGASAYSDETGGDYYDFIPRRTDRGDSLVVAVGDVSGHGVQAALTMASARAYLRSLLSGGAPLGPAVRAVNRLVFEDTDGSGRFMTLFLLELFGDGTMEWVRAGHDPALLLAPAGDRFEELRGEGLPLGVVPDADFTVGSGKADPGQVAVIGTDGIWEAVSPGGEMFGKDRFKALVRKHADQDAAGLVHTVNQAVTAFRATAPQRDDMTLAVVRWV is encoded by the coding sequence ATGCGTATTCGCTCGAAACTGCTTATCTTCTTTCTTCTGGTTTCCCTGGCGCCCCTGCTCCTGGTCTGGGGCAGCGTGCGCCGGGACATGACCGCCATGGGCGAGAGCCTGGCCGACCGCAGCGGCAACCTGCTGGTGCACAAGGCCAGTCAGTCCCTGGAGCGGGTGGTGGCCGACCATGCGGCCATCCTGCACCGCGAGCGCCAGCTCCTCGAGGCCACGGCCCGGCTCCTGGCGTCCAGGGTGGAAGGAATTCTCTCCGGCCACGAGCACATGAGGAGCGGCGCCTACGCCCCGCCGGAGGACCGTCTGGCCGCTTTGAGGAGCGAATATTTCGGCCTGGGCATGTCCGGCGCCCGGCGGCCGCTCGACGTCGACTTCGCCCGGCTAACCGTCGAATCCGGCGGCGCGGACAGCCCCCTGGCCGGGCTGGCCCCGGTCCTGGGACGGGTCAAGGCCGAACACCCCGGCCTGCTCCTGTGGATCGACGTGGCCCTCAAGAACGGCGACCGGGCGCGCTACCCCGAGGCCCGCTCGGCCATGATGGGCGGCACCATGGGCATGATGGGCGGCGGGCAGGGCATGATGGGCTCCATGGGCGGGGCGGCCGGAGACGATTCCTTTCCCCAGGGCCTGACCTGGGCCGCCCCGGAGGTGGACCGCGTCACCGGGCGCATGGTCTTTGCCCTGAACACGCCCGTCCGGGACGCCGGGGGGGCGGTCTCGGGCCGTCTGACCCTGGTTGTGCCCGTGGACGCGGTCCTTCATGAGGAGAGCCGCAACAGCCCGTTTCCAGAGGGCACCGAATCCCTGCTGGTCGCGCCCGCGACCGACCCCGACACCCGCGAGCCCGGCCTGCGCATCGTGGCCCGCGAACGCGCCGAGCGGGTCGGCATGGGGCACATGTGGATACCCGAGAGCGACGCCTGGCTGACCCCGGAGGACACCGCGCCCATGCGGCGCATGGCCGAGTCCATGCTGGCCGGGAAACCGGGCGTCGTCGGCATGGCCGGGGCCTCGGGCAGCGAGCTCTGGGCCTTCGCGCCCATGGACGAGAGCGGCGCCTCGCTGCTGCTCATCGTGCCCGAGAAGGACATAGTCGGAGAGGCCCGGGCCGCGCGCGGCTATGTGGCCGGCCAGGTGCGCGAGCACAACGCCAAGATGGGCATGGTCGTCCTGGCCGTGGCCCTGGTCGTGGTCCTCATGGCCTTTTTCCTGTCCAAGCTCTTCACCCGGAACATCCGGGAACTGGCCGGGGCGGTGCGCAGCGTGGCTCGGGGCGACTTCTCGGTCCGCGTCGGGGTGCATTCCCGAGACGAGGTGGGCCAGCTCGCCCAATCCTTCAACGCCATGATCCCCGAACTCCGGGACAAGGTGCGCATGCAGAATTCCCTGGAGGTGGCCCAGGAGGTCCAGCTCAGCCTCCTGCCCGGCCGGGACCCTGAATTCCCGGGCACGGACATCGCGGGGGCCAGCGCCTATTCGGACGAGACCGGCGGCGACTACTACGACTTCATCCCGCGCCGCACCGATCGCGGCGACAGCCTGGTGGTGGCCGTGGGCGACGTCAGCGGCCACGGGGTCCAGGCCGCCCTGACCATGGCCTCGGCCCGCGCCTACCTGCGCAGCCTCCTGTCCGGCGGCGCGCCGCTCGGCCCGGCGGTCCGGGCCGTGAACCGCCTGGTCTTCGAGGACACGGACGGCTCGGGCCGGTTCATGACCCTCTTTCTCCTGGAACTTTTCGGGGACGGGACCATGGAATGGGTCCGCGCGGGCCACGACCCGGCCCTGCTCCTCGCCCCGGCCGGGGACCGGTTCGAGGAGCTGCGGGGCGAAGGCCTGCCCCTGGGCGTCGTCCCGGACGCCGACTTCACCGTGGGCAGCGGCAAGGCCGATCCCGGACAGGTCGCGGTCATCGGCACCGACGGCATCTGGGAGGCCGTCTCGCCCGGCGGCGAAATGTTCGGCAAGGATCGCTTCAAGGCCCTGGTCCGCAAGCACGCGGACCAGGACGCCGCCGGCCTGGTCCACACCGTGAATCAGGCCGTGACCGCCTTCCGCGCCACCGCCCCCCAACGCGACGACATGACCCTGGCCGTGGTGCGTTGGGTGTAG
- a CDS encoding SDR family oxidoreductase, translating into MGGLKNKRVLVVGGSSGLGLMVSRLARGRGAEVVIASRTASDRHEELAEAVGAGIETVSLDVTSEEDVESGLERVGNIDHMVVATRPPLSPALFVEADLDQARQAFETKFWGQCRLIRQAHGRLAPDGSIVLTSGIAGERIYAGNFAMSVINSATETLCRALAVELAPVRINAVSPGFVAPKPPDVEARARRFPAGRVASAEEVVKAYIHLMESPYVTGTTLVVDGGARLV; encoded by the coding sequence ATGGGCGGATTGAAGAACAAGCGAGTGCTCGTCGTCGGGGGAAGTTCCGGGCTCGGCCTCATGGTTTCCCGCCTGGCCCGCGGGCGCGGCGCAGAGGTGGTCATCGCCTCCCGCACCGCTTCGGACCGGCACGAGGAACTGGCCGAGGCCGTCGGGGCCGGGATCGAAACGGTTTCCCTCGACGTCACGTCGGAAGAGGACGTGGAAAGCGGACTGGAGCGGGTCGGGAACATCGACCACATGGTCGTCGCCACGCGGCCCCCGCTGTCTCCGGCCCTGTTTGTCGAAGCCGATCTCGATCAGGCCAGGCAGGCCTTTGAAACCAAATTCTGGGGACAGTGCAGGCTGATCCGGCAGGCGCACGGCCGCCTCGCCCCGGACGGCAGCATCGTCCTGACCAGCGGGATCGCAGGCGAGCGCATCTATGCGGGCAACTTCGCCATGAGCGTGATCAACAGCGCCACCGAGACCCTGTGCCGCGCCCTGGCCGTGGAACTCGCCCCGGTCCGGATCAACGCGGTCAGCCCGGGGTTCGTCGCCCCCAAGCCGCCCGATGTCGAGGCGCGGGCCCGGCGGTTCCCCGCGGGCAGGGTCGCCTCGGCCGAAGAGGTCGTGAAAGCGTATATCCATCTGATGGAAAGTCCGTACGTCACGGGGACCACGCTGGTGGTCGACGGCGGCGCGCGGTTGGTCTGA
- a CDS encoding sigma-54-dependent transcriptional regulator yields MTDILIVDGDAAFAGGLAKSLLEHGFASNSCNSLSRALGILHTGSFKAVLLGDDLPDGDVVDYLAHIREVPSFPEAIIVTRRRDPDIAERAIQSGAWNYVTKPLNLQRLLVLLERVITYHTKVHSGFCPVSLRRQGIIGNSRPMLTCLDAVAQAATSDINVLLIGETGTGKELFARSIHKNSPRRDKPFVVVDCAAMPDTLAESLLFGHERGAFTSADAPTVGLVKQADGGTLFLDEVGELPMPLQKVFLRVLEGRSFRPVGGTREINSDFRLLAATNRDLERMVEGGEFRRDLYFRLRGMHIRLPALRDITEDINEMTCKFIQRHCEKLKMSTKGFSPDFLDALMHYQWPGNVRELIHTLEQALSRAGNDAVLFPRHLPKAIRAQIARRAMEPEHREAKPAHHHEIAPPEAFPDMRTYRDQQIAQSEERYLKNLMELTGGDIPSSCQISGLSRARLYALLKLYGITRK; encoded by the coding sequence ATGACGGACATCCTGATCGTCGACGGCGACGCGGCCTTTGCCGGGGGGCTGGCCAAGTCGCTCCTGGAGCACGGCTTCGCGTCGAACTCCTGCAACTCGCTGTCCAGGGCCCTGGGCATCCTGCACACCGGCTCGTTCAAGGCGGTCCTGCTCGGGGACGACCTGCCCGACGGCGACGTGGTGGATTACCTGGCGCATATCCGCGAGGTGCCGTCCTTTCCCGAGGCGATCATCGTCACCCGCAGGCGGGACCCGGACATCGCGGAAAGGGCCATCCAGTCCGGGGCCTGGAACTACGTGACCAAGCCCCTGAACCTGCAACGGCTCCTGGTGTTGCTCGAGCGGGTCATCACCTACCACACCAAGGTCCATTCCGGATTCTGCCCGGTTTCGCTCCGGCGCCAGGGGATCATCGGCAACAGCCGGCCCATGCTCACCTGCCTGGACGCCGTGGCCCAGGCCGCGACCAGCGACATCAACGTGCTGCTCATCGGCGAGACCGGCACGGGCAAGGAGCTCTTCGCCCGGTCCATCCACAAGAACTCGCCGCGCCGGGACAAGCCGTTCGTGGTCGTGGACTGCGCGGCCATGCCCGACACCCTGGCCGAGAGCCTGCTCTTCGGCCACGAGCGCGGCGCGTTCACCAGCGCGGACGCGCCCACCGTGGGGCTGGTCAAGCAGGCGGACGGGGGCACCCTGTTCCTGGACGAGGTGGGCGAACTGCCCATGCCCCTGCAAAAGGTCTTTTTGCGCGTGCTCGAGGGGCGCAGCTTCCGGCCCGTGGGCGGTACGCGCGAGATCAACAGCGACTTCCGGCTGCTGGCGGCCACCAACCGCGACCTGGAACGCATGGTCGAGGGAGGCGAGTTCAGGCGCGACCTGTATTTCCGGCTGCGCGGCATGCACATCCGCCTGCCCGCCCTGCGCGACATCACCGAGGACATCAACGAGATGACCTGCAAGTTCATCCAGCGCCATTGCGAAAAACTGAAGATGTCCACCAAGGGGTTTTCCCCGGACTTCCTGGACGCGCTCATGCACTACCAGTGGCCGGGCAACGTCCGCGAGCTGATCCACACCCTGGAGCAGGCCCTGTCCCGCGCGGGCAACGACGCCGTGCTCTTTCCCCGCCACCTGCCCAAGGCGATCCGCGCCCAGATCGCCCGCCGGGCCATGGAGCCGGAGCACCGGGAAGCCAAGCCGGCCCACCACCACGAGATCGCCCCGCCCGAGGCGTTCCCGGACATGCGCACCTACCGCGACCAGCAGATCGCCCAAAGCGAGGAGCGCTACCTCAAGAACCTGATGGAGCTGACCGGCGGCGACATCCCGTCCTCCTGCCAAATCTCCGGCCTGTCCCGCGCCCGCCTCTATGCCCTGCTCAAACTCTACGGCATCACCCGCAAGTAA
- a CDS encoding glycerophosphodiester phosphodiesterase gives MFFDHLQSAGYVCAHRGARALAPENTMLAAELGLVHGADFWEMDVQRTADGELVVFHDDDLGRTTDVSARHEFCERAPWPLRLFSLEELRSLDAGTWFAESDPYGTIARGEVRPADLGRMRGQRIPSLEKVLAFTRRNDFPMNLEIKDLEYAPGDLSIVSQVLRRIREAKAEDLILVSSFNHDYLAEMHRLAPEIPLAALVEGDHPENIERHLADLGAVGYHPDEAILDEDMVRRLTGAGIHVSPYTVNDMDRALSLIEAGCFGIITDFTHTLRKRLDAR, from the coding sequence ATGTTCTTCGATCACCTGCAAAGCGCGGGCTATGTCTGCGCCCATCGCGGCGCGCGGGCCCTGGCCCCGGAAAACACCATGCTGGCCGCCGAACTCGGCCTGGTGCACGGTGCGGATTTTTGGGAAATGGACGTCCAGCGGACCGCCGACGGCGAGCTGGTGGTCTTTCACGACGACGACCTGGGCCGGACCACCGACGTCTCGGCCCGGCACGAATTCTGCGAGCGAGCGCCGTGGCCCCTGCGGCTGTTCTCCCTGGAGGAGCTGCGCTCCCTGGACGCCGGGACGTGGTTCGCCGAGTCCGACCCCTACGGGACCATCGCCCGGGGCGAGGTGCGCCCGGCCGACCTCGGGCGCATGCGCGGCCAGCGCATCCCCTCCCTGGAAAAGGTCCTGGCCTTCACCCGGCGCAACGACTTCCCCATGAACCTGGAGATCAAGGACCTGGAGTACGCCCCGGGCGACCTGTCCATCGTCTCCCAGGTCCTGCGCCGGATTCGCGAGGCCAAGGCCGAGGACCTGATCCTGGTCTCCTCCTTCAACCACGACTATCTGGCCGAGATGCACCGGCTGGCCCCGGAAATTCCCCTGGCCGCGCTGGTTGAGGGCGATCATCCGGAAAACATCGAGCGGCATCTCGCGGACCTGGGCGCGGTGGGCTACCACCCGGATGAAGCCATCCTGGACGAGGATATGGTCCGCCGCCTGACCGGGGCGGGCATCCATGTCTCCCCCTACACGGTCAACGACATGGACCGGGCCCTGTCCCTCATTGAGGCGGGCTGCTTCGGGATCATCACCGACTTCACCCACACCCTGCGCAAGCGGCTGGACGCGCGTTAG
- a CDS encoding universal stress protein, whose translation MDFKKVLIAVDGSENSLRAVRYAAAILGGGTGYAVRLVHIERLPERDMFPDESAWSGQCREHSRAMREFLDEAGRVLEAGGLSGGTVCSQYVDSCAARPEGAGDCSHGRNIALEILSIAEREDCGTLVIGRRGVSKAEEFLFGSVSNKLIHHAKDRTVWVVS comes from the coding sequence ATGGATTTCAAGAAAGTGCTCATCGCCGTGGACGGTTCCGAGAATTCGCTGCGCGCCGTGCGCTACGCGGCCGCCATCCTGGGTGGCGGGACGGGCTACGCCGTGCGGCTGGTGCACATCGAGCGGCTGCCGGAGCGGGACATGTTCCCGGACGAGTCGGCCTGGTCCGGGCAGTGCCGGGAACATTCGCGGGCCATGCGCGAGTTTCTCGACGAGGCCGGGAGGGTGCTGGAGGCGGGCGGCCTGTCCGGCGGGACCGTGTGCAGCCAATACGTGGACAGCTGCGCGGCCCGGCCCGAGGGGGCCGGGGATTGCAGCCACGGCCGAAACATCGCCCTGGAAATCCTGTCCATCGCCGAGCGGGAGGACTGCGGGACCCTGGTTATCGGCCGCCGGGGCGTATCCAAGGCCGAGGAGTTTCTGTTCGGCAGCGTGTCCAACAAGCTCATCCACCACGCCAAGGACCGGACCGTGTGGGTGGTCTCCTGA
- a CDS encoding serine/threonine protein kinase has product MSEEVRGLVERYMPEFPVRRCGRVFTDTTQFMDIGHGDVIALGGLHYLVLKDESERRFGMEDPKYWVKRCRELETGERKILKLVFYERFPLRVGEFEVQCYRSPKKESRILDLVADDPRFMHGATRLDDHDNPVRILDIVQGREIGKYVYALKAGHEAYFREHFPAVLDGFLDACEAIGALHAQGEKHGDIRRDHLFVEYGTGQYRWIDFDYTFDFHENPYGLDIFGLGNILIYCAGKQVWNMGNLGEGGFPAETLNGLGPGDHSLVIRNRVVNLRKLFPYIPAELNNVFMHFSQQTEVFYDTVEEFLDELRPCRGLLG; this is encoded by the coding sequence ATGTCCGAGGAAGTCAGGGGTCTGGTGGAGCGATACATGCCGGAGTTTCCCGTCCGGCGGTGCGGCAGGGTGTTTACGGACACCACCCAGTTCATGGACATCGGCCACGGGGACGTCATCGCCCTGGGCGGCCTGCACTACCTGGTGCTCAAGGACGAGAGCGAGCGGCGCTTCGGCATGGAGGACCCCAAGTACTGGGTCAAGCGGTGCCGCGAGCTGGAGACCGGCGAGCGCAAGATCCTCAAGCTGGTCTTTTACGAACGCTTCCCCCTGAGGGTCGGCGAGTTCGAGGTCCAGTGCTACCGCAGTCCCAAGAAGGAGTCGCGCATCCTGGACCTGGTGGCCGACGATCCCCGGTTCATGCACGGCGCGACCCGCCTGGACGACCACGACAACCCGGTGCGCATCCTGGACATCGTCCAGGGCCGGGAGATCGGCAAATACGTCTACGCGCTCAAAGCCGGTCACGAGGCCTACTTCCGCGAGCATTTCCCGGCCGTGCTCGACGGCTTCCTGGACGCGTGCGAGGCCATCGGGGCCCTGCACGCCCAGGGCGAGAAGCACGGCGACATCCGGCGCGACCACCTGTTCGTCGAATACGGCACCGGGCAGTACCGCTGGATCGACTTCGACTACACCTTCGACTTCCACGAGAATCCCTACGGCCTGGACATCTTCGGCCTGGGCAACATCCTCATCTACTGCGCGGGCAAGCAGGTCTGGAACATGGGCAACCTGGGCGAGGGCGGCTTCCCGGCCGAGACCCTGAACGGGCTGGGGCCGGGAGACCACTCCCTGGTCATCCGCAACCGGGTGGTCAACCTGCGCAAGCTTTTCCCGTACATTCCGGCCGAACTGAACAACGTGTTCATGCATTTTTCGCAACAGACCGAGGTCTTCTACGACACCGTGGAGGAGTTCCTCGACGAGCTGCGGCCGTGCCGCGGGCTCCTCGGGTGA
- a CDS encoding CoB--CoM heterodisulfide reductase iron-sulfur subunit A family protein, translated as MSRKIGVYVCHCGSNIAGKVDCGGVAEFAGGLKDVVVSRDYQFMCSDPGQEMIIKDIRQYGLDRVVVASCSPRLHEKTFQQACARAGLNPYLMQHCCIREHCSWTTADPIEATAKARHIVEAAVERVADHQKLYSREVEVLPDVMVVGAGIAGIQASLDIAKSGHKVHLVEKSPSIGGHMAQFDKTFPTLDCAACISTPKMVAVSQEPNINLMTWSEVEEVTGFVGNYTVTVKHKPRYVNADVCTGCGACLEKCPTKAISEFNEGLGYRKAIYRNSPQAVPNTPVIDGTICRKITKDKCGVCQKICPTGAIDYDMKETREVFHVGSIVLATGYDTMDPTPMREYGFGRYDEVYTALQFERLNNAVGPTGGKIVMKNGQKPESVAIIHCVGSRDKNYHEYCSRTCCMYALKYDHLIKDKVGHDTQVYNFYIDMRCFGKGYEEFYRRVQEEGVTFIRGRPAEIVREDGKLVVVGEDTLLGVNVRLPVDMVVLCTAMEPRADMTEVARVFGVAQGQDGFLLEEHPKLGPVSTATDGVFLAGACQGPKDIPDAVSHASGGAAQALALAAKGTVSISPTTSWINPDICVGCRVCVGLCAYSAIEFDERRNVAVINEAMCKGCGSCAGYCPSGAARIKHFNETQIFNEIDGLLGMVPGWLPPEQGEGHPVEIPVERPVEEARHE; from the coding sequence ATGTCCAGAAAGATCGGTGTCTATGTCTGTCATTGCGGGTCCAACATCGCGGGCAAGGTCGATTGCGGCGGCGTGGCCGAGTTCGCGGGCGGCCTCAAGGACGTGGTCGTGTCCCGGGACTACCAGTTCATGTGCTCGGACCCCGGCCAGGAGATGATCATCAAGGACATCCGCCAGTACGGGCTGGACCGGGTGGTGGTCGCCTCCTGTTCGCCCCGGCTGCACGAGAAGACTTTCCAGCAGGCCTGCGCCCGGGCCGGGCTCAACCCGTACCTGATGCAGCACTGCTGCATCCGCGAGCACTGCTCCTGGACCACGGCGGACCCGATCGAGGCCACGGCCAAGGCGCGGCACATAGTCGAGGCCGCGGTGGAGCGGGTGGCGGACCACCAGAAGCTCTACTCGCGCGAAGTCGAGGTCCTGCCCGACGTCATGGTCGTTGGGGCGGGCATCGCGGGTATCCAGGCGTCGCTGGACATCGCCAAGTCCGGGCACAAGGTTCACCTGGTGGAGAAGAGCCCGTCCATCGGCGGGCACATGGCCCAGTTCGACAAGACCTTTCCGACGCTCGACTGCGCGGCCTGCATCTCCACGCCCAAGATGGTCGCGGTCAGCCAGGAGCCGAACATCAACCTGATGACCTGGTCCGAGGTGGAGGAGGTCACCGGGTTCGTGGGCAACTACACGGTCACGGTCAAGCACAAGCCGCGTTACGTCAACGCGGACGTCTGCACCGGCTGCGGGGCCTGCCTGGAGAAGTGCCCGACCAAGGCGATCAGCGAATTCAACGAGGGGCTGGGATACCGCAAGGCCATCTACCGCAACTCGCCCCAGGCCGTGCCCAACACCCCGGTCATCGACGGGACGATCTGCAGGAAGATCACCAAGGACAAGTGCGGCGTCTGCCAGAAGATATGCCCCACCGGGGCCATCGACTACGACATGAAGGAGACCCGCGAGGTCTTCCACGTGGGCTCCATCGTCCTGGCCACGGGCTACGACACCATGGACCCGACGCCCATGCGCGAATATGGCTTCGGGCGCTATGACGAGGTCTACACCGCGCTCCAGTTCGAGCGGCTGAACAACGCGGTCGGCCCCACCGGGGGCAAGATCGTCATGAAGAACGGGCAAAAGCCGGAGAGTGTGGCCATCATCCACTGCGTGGGCAGCCGCGACAAGAACTACCACGAGTACTGTTCGCGGACCTGTTGCATGTATGCGCTCAAGTACGACCACCTGATCAAGGACAAGGTCGGCCACGACACCCAAGTGTACAATTTCTACATCGACATGCGCTGCTTCGGGAAGGGGTACGAGGAATTCTACCGGCGGGTCCAGGAGGAGGGCGTGACCTTCATCCGGGGGCGGCCCGCCGAGATCGTGCGGGAGGACGGCAAGCTCGTGGTGGTGGGCGAGGACACCCTGCTCGGCGTGAACGTGCGCCTGCCCGTGGACATGGTCGTCCTGTGCACGGCCATGGAACCGAGGGCGGACATGACCGAGGTGGCCCGCGTCTTCGGCGTGGCCCAGGGACAGGACGGCTTCCTGCTGGAAGAGCACCCCAAGCTCGGGCCGGTCTCCACGGCCACGGACGGGGTCTTCCTGGCCGGGGCCTGCCAGGGGCCCAAGGACATCCCGGACGCGGTCTCGCACGCCTCGGGCGGCGCGGCCCAGGCCCTGGCCCTGGCGGCCAAGGGCACGGTCTCCATCTCGCCGACCACCTCCTGGATCAACCCGGACATCTGCGTGGGCTGCCGGGTCTGCGTGGGGCTGTGCGCCTACTCGGCCATCGAGTTCGACGAGCGGCGCAACGTGGCCGTGATCAACGAGGCCATGTGCAAGGGGTGCGGCTCGTGCGCCGGGTACTGCCCGAGCGGCGCGGCCCGGATCAAGCACTTCAACGAGACACAGATATTCAACGAAATAGACGGACTCCTGGGGATGGTCCCGGGCTGGCTCCCGCCTGAACAGGGCGAGGGACATCCTGTGGAGATTCCCGTGGAGCGGCCCGTCGAGGAGGCGCGCCATGAGTAG